One genomic window of Pseudomonas chlororaphis subsp. piscium includes the following:
- a CDS encoding ribbon-helix-helix domain-containing protein has protein sequence MCELYVKADPILYESRSRSLRICGVVTTLRLENQFWDILSEIAEVDGMTTNQLIAKLYEEVMDYRGEVVNFASFLRVSCTRYLSQRRSATPEFSVVRSATK, from the coding sequence ATGTGCGAGCTCTACGTCAAAGCCGACCCGATCCTCTACGAGTCCCGTTCGCGCTCGCTGCGCATCTGCGGGGTGGTCACCACCCTGCGCCTGGAGAACCAGTTCTGGGACATCCTCAGCGAAATCGCCGAAGTCGATGGCATGACCACCAACCAGCTGATCGCCAAACTCTACGAAGAGGTGATGGACTACCGCGGCGAAGTGGTGAATTTCGCCTCCTTCCTACGGGTCAGCTGCACCCGCTACCTGAGCCAGCGCCGCAGCGCCACGCCGGAATTCAGCGTGGTGCGTAGCGCCACCAAATAA
- a CDS encoding RNA polymerase sigma factor, which translates to MSRFKPDPTSADTVRGFYADILHYLRKRTDNASDAADMTQDVFTQWLDYRDRAKVEQPRAFLFQMARNLLRDHWRRQKVRHKVHHEPHATEPEPLADEHHEPLPAVQRLQRLERLKSVLAELSPRRREALMLHRFEGLSQAQIAERMGISLSMVEKHIAFALLHCKQRLEQEHGKEQAQ; encoded by the coding sequence ATGTCTCGCTTCAAGCCCGACCCCACCTCGGCGGACACCGTCCGCGGGTTCTATGCGGACATCCTGCATTACCTGCGTAAACGCACGGACAACGCCAGCGATGCGGCGGACATGACCCAGGACGTCTTCACCCAATGGCTCGATTACCGCGACCGGGCCAAGGTCGAACAACCCCGCGCCTTTCTGTTCCAGATGGCGCGCAACCTGCTGCGCGATCACTGGCGCCGGCAGAAGGTCAGGCACAAGGTGCACCACGAACCGCATGCAACAGAACCCGAGCCGCTGGCCGACGAACACCACGAGCCACTGCCCGCGGTCCAGCGCCTGCAACGCCTGGAGCGCTTGAAGAGCGTGCTCGCCGAACTCTCGCCGCGCCGCCGCGAAGCCCTTATGCTGCACCGCTTCGAAGGCCTGAGTCAGGCGCAGATCGCCGAACGCATGGGCATATCCCTGAGCATGGTGGAAAAACACATCGCCTTTGCCCTGCTGCACTGCAAGCAGCGCCTGGAACAGGAACACGGCAAGGAGCAAGCCCAATGA
- a CDS encoding FecR family protein — MTRPRDTEHEIDSIDAQAAGWFTRNREDHSQATRDAFAAWSSEPAHARAYAEFERLWADLAELEQLNRPTPLPLRKKPRWRPALAVAAALVCALLAIELGTPPAIYSQQIAAQNQGMRSFNLPDGSTLYVNANTRLRIDFTAQQRNFYLDRGQLYLEVAADKERPLWVHSGAARVRVVGTGFDVRRGEKQLVVSVAHGQVAFVPDEQKPDSLLLGARQRGIYDYASGTLREQPVNVDEVADWRGGHLAFRNRDLASLVDELNLYRRQPVLLADGALGNFKVSGNLDVQDPDALIKALPTLIPVKTLALADGRVRIEARR; from the coding sequence ATGACCCGCCCCCGCGACACCGAGCACGAGATCGACAGCATCGATGCCCAGGCGGCCGGCTGGTTCACCCGCAATCGCGAGGACCACAGCCAGGCCACGCGCGACGCCTTCGCGGCCTGGTCCAGCGAACCGGCCCATGCCCGGGCCTACGCCGAGTTCGAGCGCTTGTGGGCTGACCTGGCCGAACTCGAACAACTGAACCGACCGACGCCGCTGCCGCTGCGCAAAAAGCCGCGCTGGCGCCCGGCCCTGGCGGTGGCCGCCGCGCTGGTCTGCGCACTGCTGGCCATCGAGTTGGGCACGCCGCCGGCGATCTATTCGCAACAGATCGCCGCCCAGAACCAGGGCATGCGCAGCTTCAACCTGCCCGATGGCAGCACCCTGTACGTCAACGCCAACACCCGCCTGCGCATCGACTTCACGGCGCAGCAACGCAACTTCTATCTGGACCGGGGCCAGCTGTACCTGGAAGTCGCCGCCGACAAGGAACGGCCGCTGTGGGTGCATTCCGGCGCGGCCCGGGTGCGGGTGGTCGGCACCGGCTTCGATGTAAGACGCGGTGAGAAACAACTGGTGGTCAGCGTCGCCCATGGCCAGGTGGCCTTCGTTCCCGACGAACAAAAGCCCGATTCGCTGCTGCTTGGCGCCCGCCAGCGCGGGATCTATGACTACGCCAGCGGCACCTTGCGGGAACAACCCGTGAACGTCGACGAGGTCGCCGACTGGCGCGGCGGCCACCTGGCCTTTCGCAATCGCGACCTGGCCAGTCTGGTGGACGAGCTGAACCTCTATCGCCGCCAGCCGGTGCTACTGGCCGACGGCGCCCTGGGCAACTTCAAGGTCTCTGGCAACCTCGATGTGCAGGATCCGGACGCCCTGATCAAGGCCCTGCCAACCCTGATTCCGGTGAAAACCCTGGCCCTGGCCGACGGGCGTGTACGCATCGAAGCCAGGCGCTGA
- a CDS encoding DMT family transporter, whose product MSSRENTGMALGLLGVVIFSLTLPFTRIVVQELHPLLNGLGRALFAAIPAALLLLWRREKWPTWHQIKGLSLVIAGVILGFPVLSAWAMQTLPASHGALVNGLQPLCVALYAAWLSHERPSKAFWGCAALGSALVLGYALISGAGSIQAGDLLMLGAIAVGGLGYAEGGRLAREMGGWQVICWALVLSTPLLIGPVWYLAAQHQGAVSAKTWWAFGYVALFSQFIGFFAWYAGLAMGGIARVSQIQLLQIFFTIAFSALFFGEQVEPVTWLFAVGVILTVMLGRKTAVRPAPLITAKL is encoded by the coding sequence ATGTCTTCCCGCGAAAACACCGGCATGGCCCTGGGCCTGCTCGGCGTGGTCATTTTCAGCCTGACCCTGCCCTTCACCCGCATCGTGGTGCAGGAACTTCACCCACTGCTCAATGGCCTGGGACGGGCGCTGTTCGCGGCGATCCCGGCGGCGCTGCTGTTGCTCTGGCGGCGGGAAAAGTGGCCGACCTGGCATCAGATCAAGGGCCTGAGCCTGGTGATCGCCGGGGTGATCCTGGGGTTTCCGGTGCTGTCGGCCTGGGCCATGCAGACCCTGCCGGCCTCCCACGGCGCGCTGGTCAATGGCCTGCAACCCTTGTGCGTGGCGCTGTACGCGGCGTGGCTGTCCCATGAGCGGCCGTCGAAAGCCTTCTGGGGCTGTGCCGCATTGGGCAGCGCCCTGGTCCTGGGTTACGCGCTGATCAGCGGTGCCGGCAGCATCCAGGCCGGCGACTTGCTGATGCTCGGGGCGATCGCGGTCGGCGGCCTGGGTTATGCCGAAGGTGGCCGGCTGGCCAGGGAGATGGGCGGCTGGCAGGTGATCTGCTGGGCGCTGGTGCTGTCGACGCCGTTGTTGATCGGCCCAGTGTGGTACCTCGCGGCGCAGCATCAGGGTGCGGTTTCGGCGAAGACCTGGTGGGCCTTCGGCTACGTGGCGCTGTTCTCGCAGTTCATCGGCTTTTTTGCCTGGTACGCCGGGCTGGCCATGGGTGGCATCGCCCGGGTCAGCCAGATCCAGCTGCTGCAGATCTTCTTCACCATCGCCTTCTCGGCGCTGTTCTTCGGCGAACAGGTGGAACCGGTCACCTGGCTGTTCGCCGTCGGCGTGATCCTTACCGTGATGCTCGGGCGCAAGACTGCTGTGCGCCCGGCACCGCTGATCACCGCGAAACTGTAG
- a CDS encoding DJ-1/PfpI family protein translates to MAAKKILMLVGDYVEDYEVMVPFQALLMVGHTVHAVCPDKKAGQTVRTAIHDFEGDQTYSEKPGHQFALNFDFAKVEAAAYDALLIPGGRAPEYLRLNEKVLQLVQAFDQAGKPIAAVCHGAQLLAAAGILEGRECSGYPACAPEVRLAGGTYIDIPVTDSHVQGNLATAPAWPAHPSWLAGFLGLLGTKITL, encoded by the coding sequence ATGGCCGCGAAAAAAATCCTCATGCTGGTCGGCGATTACGTCGAGGACTACGAAGTGATGGTGCCGTTCCAGGCGCTGCTGATGGTCGGCCACACCGTGCATGCGGTGTGCCCGGACAAAAAGGCCGGGCAGACCGTGCGCACCGCGATCCACGACTTCGAAGGCGACCAGACCTACAGCGAAAAACCGGGCCATCAGTTCGCCCTGAACTTCGACTTCGCCAAGGTCGAGGCGGCCGCTTACGACGCGCTGCTGATACCCGGCGGGCGTGCCCCGGAGTACCTGCGGCTGAACGAAAAAGTCCTGCAACTGGTGCAGGCCTTCGACCAGGCCGGCAAGCCGATCGCCGCCGTGTGCCACGGCGCCCAGCTGCTGGCCGCGGCGGGCATTCTCGAAGGCCGCGAGTGCAGCGGCTATCCGGCCTGTGCCCCGGAAGTGCGCCTGGCCGGCGGGACCTACATCGATATCCCGGTGACGGACAGCCACGTTCAAGGCAATCTGGCGACTGCCCCGGCCTGGCCGGCGCACCCCAGCTGGCTGGCCGGTTTCCTCGGTTTGCTGGGCACCAAGATCACGCTGTAA
- a CDS encoding YegP family protein produces the protein MAGWYELSKSSDGQFRFVLKAGNAETILTSELYSSRSAAENGIASVQTNSPTEARYAKEVSKDGKPYFNLKAANHQIIGSSQRYSSEAARDGGIESVKTNGPTTTIKDKTV, from the coding sequence ATGGCTGGATGGTATGAATTGAGCAAAAGCAGTGACGGGCAGTTCCGCTTCGTCCTCAAGGCTGGCAACGCTGAAACCATTTTGACGAGTGAGCTGTATTCCTCCCGCAGCGCCGCCGAAAACGGCATCGCTTCGGTGCAGACCAATAGCCCCACCGAGGCCCGCTACGCCAAGGAAGTCTCCAAGGACGGCAAGCCTTATTTCAACCTCAAGGCCGCGAACCACCAGATCATCGGCAGTAGCCAGCGCTATTCGTCCGAGGCGGCACGCGACGGCGGTATTGAAAGCGTCAAGACCAACGGTCCGACCACCACCATCAAGGACAAGACCGTTTAA
- a CDS encoding TonB-dependent receptor, protein MFRASYHLQLICSRPTLLAACLAFSLQAQAQIQAEQITFALPAQPLATSLSQVAQQAKIQLLFDEELLRNVKAPALKGDFSPEAAIQQLLGGSEFSLVKVDQTYVVRPAENSSTRSSALQLGAMSVIGSGLEVDSATVGRSTLNQAEIDRHQATNIPSLIATLPGVSLGGSLKPGGQTINIWGLGDAEDVPMSVDGATKSGFERYQQGSIFIEPELIKRIEVEKGPHSPETGNGGFGGTVHMETKDAPDLLLEGHDTGAMLKYGYSSNSHEQAYTGAVYGRTEDRRFDALAYWTKRDGDDMKLASAQPDPRNAYPINPKRLPNTAQDLDGELFKLNMQLTDEHRLGLSYMRSNSDIWAPFSAKSYPTPPTQNDIDKYGYDGATRRFLAQRNTIDTTWQAKYQYTPLDNPWIDFEAKYSDSKTDQTDERGPNAYAQPASGGRKITVGYEDKILSLKNTSRFSTGPLEHALTNGIQIRKHNREVDMWMPGKTYEVPKYNYGHYQPGFMPHGKVDNNAFYIQDAITLGNFTLTPSLRYDHVRNRGQKNDAPVYNSPNPVVGHDYGDKTYTGWSPRLSAFWTVTPQFALFADYSKTWRAPVIDEQYEVQAAGTTRSSTSRDLDPERITALRAGNITSFSNVFSDADTVQIRTTVFRNEIKDEIMKNLGIGCPEQLSSGKNIGQVCNQPTIGVYRNIGDLTIKGFEVESFYDSTYLFGSLSYSWITGKHEGAYTNPWGPNVWARDIPPRKWVATLGVKIPQWDAQVGWQGQWVRQTDRVPSDIYPSGPASASGDSYWDQYENKRYNVQGLFANWKPQQPYLKGTEVNFTLDNMFNRDYRPPLSGENASSLGRNAKISVTRFF, encoded by the coding sequence ATGTTTCGCGCGTCTTATCACTTGCAGCTCATCTGTTCGCGTCCGACCTTGCTCGCCGCCTGCCTGGCGTTCAGCCTGCAGGCCCAGGCGCAAATCCAGGCAGAGCAGATCACCTTCGCCCTGCCCGCCCAACCGCTGGCAACCTCACTGAGCCAGGTGGCGCAGCAGGCGAAGATCCAGTTGCTGTTCGACGAAGAATTGCTGCGCAACGTGAAGGCCCCGGCGCTGAAGGGCGATTTCAGCCCTGAGGCGGCTATCCAGCAGCTGCTGGGCGGCAGCGAGTTCAGCCTGGTCAAGGTCGACCAGACCTACGTGGTGCGCCCCGCGGAAAACAGCAGCACCCGCAGTTCGGCGCTGCAGCTGGGCGCCATGAGCGTCATCGGCAGCGGCCTGGAAGTGGACTCCGCCACGGTCGGCCGCTCGACCCTGAACCAGGCCGAGATCGATCGCCACCAGGCCACCAACATTCCCAGCCTGATCGCCACCCTGCCTGGCGTCAGCCTCGGCGGTTCGCTCAAGCCCGGTGGCCAGACCATCAACATCTGGGGCCTGGGCGATGCCGAAGACGTGCCGATGAGTGTCGACGGCGCGACCAAGAGCGGCTTCGAACGCTACCAGCAGGGCTCGATCTTTATCGAGCCGGAACTGATCAAGCGCATCGAAGTGGAAAAGGGCCCGCACTCGCCCGAGACCGGCAACGGCGGTTTCGGCGGCACCGTGCACATGGAAACCAAGGACGCCCCGGACCTGTTGCTGGAAGGCCACGACACTGGCGCCATGCTCAAGTACGGCTACAGCAGCAACAGCCATGAGCAGGCCTACACCGGCGCGGTGTACGGACGCACCGAGGACCGGCGTTTCGACGCCCTGGCCTACTGGACCAAACGCGACGGCGACGACATGAAGCTGGCCAGCGCCCAGCCGGACCCGCGCAACGCCTACCCGATCAACCCCAAGCGCCTGCCCAACACCGCCCAGGACCTGGACGGCGAGCTGTTCAAGCTGAACATGCAGCTGACCGACGAACATCGCCTGGGCTTGAGCTACATGCGTTCCAACAGCGATATCTGGGCACCCTTCTCGGCCAAGAGCTACCCGACGCCACCGACCCAGAACGATATCGACAAGTACGGCTACGACGGCGCCACCCGGCGCTTCCTGGCCCAGCGCAATACCATCGACACCACCTGGCAGGCCAAGTACCAGTACACGCCGCTGGACAACCCGTGGATCGACTTCGAGGCCAAGTACTCCGACTCCAAGACCGACCAGACCGACGAGCGCGGCCCGAACGCTTACGCCCAGCCGGCTTCCGGTGGCCGCAAGATCACCGTGGGTTACGAGGACAAGATCCTCTCGCTGAAAAACACCAGCCGCTTCAGCACCGGCCCGCTGGAGCATGCCCTGACTAATGGCATCCAGATCCGCAAACACAACCGCGAAGTGGACATGTGGATGCCGGGCAAGACCTATGAGGTGCCCAAGTACAACTACGGGCATTACCAACCGGGCTTCATGCCCCATGGCAAAGTCGACAACAACGCCTTCTATATCCAGGACGCCATCACCCTGGGCAACTTCACCCTGACCCCGTCCCTGCGCTACGACCATGTGCGCAACCGCGGGCAGAAAAACGACGCGCCGGTCTACAACAGCCCCAACCCGGTGGTCGGTCACGATTACGGCGACAAGACCTACACCGGCTGGTCGCCACGGCTGTCGGCGTTCTGGACGGTCACCCCGCAATTCGCCCTGTTCGCCGACTACAGCAAGACCTGGCGCGCGCCGGTGATCGACGAGCAGTACGAAGTCCAGGCGGCCGGCACCACCCGCTCCTCCACCAGCCGCGACCTCGACCCGGAGCGCATCACCGCGTTGCGCGCCGGTAACATCACCAGCTTCTCCAATGTGTTCAGCGATGCCGATACCGTGCAGATCCGCACCACGGTGTTCCGCAATGAGATCAAAGACGAAATCATGAAGAACCTCGGGATCGGCTGCCCCGAGCAACTGAGCAGCGGCAAGAACATCGGCCAGGTGTGCAACCAGCCGACCATCGGGGTCTACCGCAATATCGGCGACCTGACCATCAAGGGCTTCGAAGTCGAGAGCTTCTACGATTCGACCTACCTGTTCGGCTCGCTGTCCTACTCCTGGATCACCGGCAAGCATGAAGGCGCCTACACCAACCCCTGGGGGCCGAATGTCTGGGCCCGGGACATCCCGCCACGCAAGTGGGTCGCCACCCTGGGGGTGAAAATCCCGCAGTGGGATGCGCAAGTGGGCTGGCAGGGCCAGTGGGTACGCCAGACCGACCGGGTGCCGAGCGATATCTACCCGAGCGGCCCGGCCAGCGCCTCGGGCGACTCCTACTGGGACCAGTACGAGAACAAGCGATACAACGTGCAAGGCCTGTTCGCCAACTGGAAACCGCAGCAGCCGTACCTCAAGGGCACCGAGGTCAACTTCACCCTGGACAACATGTTCAACCGCGATTACCGCCCGCCCCTGAGCGGTGAAAACGCCTCGAGCCTGGGGCGCAACGCCAAGATCAGCGTGACGCGGTTCTTCTGA